In Silene latifolia isolate original U9 population chromosome X, ASM4854445v1, whole genome shotgun sequence, the following proteins share a genomic window:
- the LOC141620014 gene encoding uncharacterized protein LOC141620014, with amino-acid sequence MPGIDQEIAEHKIPIKPGFKPVKQRLRRMHTEGSLKVKKEIDKQFKAGFIKVSEYSDWVANVVPVPKKDGKVRVCMDFRDLNKKLKVVEHEIWDEQCQAAFDKVKEVLSSPPVLSPPVSGLPLSLYLTIHDLSEETLKKLGLDRDGNVVEQHPQADTRDRRLAPNELMDKQLKALDQAAAQARVLGGVLKRTSKARSRSATLSIPAPSSTPMVQKEHVEVTDASEKMVTVAKGPPSPKKRKELFPASAAAGEKTGSPGPPTKRVQTDPPSAAAVLLRARVEKQPEGADDRNVTVDSALQKVPPTELVAEALINIPEHVDSMPVCVERRAALSYVNAIDNLEESETDLWYTVILKYKETGEYPSDLDTRGKRALQMLVAQFIKTDDGQLYKKTAQGVLLRCIDKSTSEKVMEEVHEGECGPHMNAHMLARKIMRLGYYWTTMEADCRKYVRHCHNCKIFPNVQNVPPSMLL; translated from the exons ATGCCGGGAATTGACCAGGAAATTGCAGAACATAAAATCCCGATCAAGCCGGGCTTTAAGCCAGTGAAACAGAGGCTACGTAGAATGCATACCGAAGGGTCCTTAAAGGTAAAAAAAGAAatcgacaaacaattcaaagccgggtttatCAAAGTCTCGGAATATTCAGATTGGGTTGCTAACGTCGTTccagtaccaaagaaagacgggaaaGTCCGAGTTTGTATGGATTTTCGTGATCTAAataag AAACTAAAGGTTGTAGAACATGAAATCTGGGATGAACAATGCCAAGCTGCTTTTGACAAAGTCAAAGAAGTGTTATCATCACCTCCAGTTCTAAGCCCACCTGTATCTGGGTTGCCCTTATCACTGTACCTTACGATTCAC gatctgtctgaggaGACCTTGAAGAAGTTGGGGCTTGATAGGGACGGGAACGTCGTTGAGCAGCACCCTCAGGCTGACACGCGTGATCGTAGAttggctcccaacgaacttatggacaAGCAGCTGAAGGCGCTGGATCAGGcggcggctcaagcacgggttctcgggggTGTGCTGAAGAGGACATCAAAGGCAAGGTCCAGGTCCGCGACGTTGTCGATCCCAGCTCCCTCTTCAACCCCAATGgtccagaaggagcatgtggaggtcacCGATGCCTCCGAGAAGatggtgaccgttgcgaagggccctccttctcccaagaagagaaaagagcTATTCCCGGCTTCTGCCGCTGCCGGGGAAAAGACTGGTTCACCCGGTCCTCCaactaagagggtccagactg atccgccgtcggcagccgccgttcttcTGCGAGCGCGGGTAGAGAAGCAGCCTGAGGGGGCGGATGATAGGAATGTCACTGTTGACTCCGCACTCCAGAAGGTTccccccaccgagcttgtggcggagg CCTTAATCAATATTCCCGAGCATGTGGATAGTATGCCCGTTTGTGTGGAAAGGAGAGCCGCACTATCATATGTGAATGCAATCGACAATCTCGAGGAAAGTGAAACCGATCTTTGGTATACCGTCATCTTGAAATACAAAGAGACGGGAGAATACCCTTCAGACCTCGACACAAGAGGAAAGCGGGCCCTTCAAATGTTGGTGGCCCAATTTATCAAGACCGATGACGGGCAGTTATACAAAAAGACCGCCCAAGGAGTTCTTTTACGATGTATCGATAAGTCAACTTCCGAgaaggttatggaagaagtccatgaggGAGAATGTGGGCCACACATGAACGCACACATGTTAGCCCGGAAAATCATGAGATTGGGTtactattggaccacgatggaagcGGACTGTCGAAAATATGTTAGGCACTGTCATAATTGCAAAATTTTcccgaatgtccaaaatgtaccTCCTTCGATgttgttgtag